Genomic segment of Streptosporangium sp. NBC_01755:
TTCCGCGGTGCCAGGAGGCTGGCGAAGAGCCTGTTCGACCGGACGGGGGCGGGCCTGGCCCTCCTGGTGCTGGGCGTGCCCATGCTGGTGATCGCCGCGCTGATCCGCGCGACGAGTCCGGGGCCCGCGCTCTTCCACCAGGTCAGGGTGGGCAAGGGCGGGGTGGAGTTCCAGGTGGTGAAGTTCCGCACGATGGTCGACGACGCGGAACAGCTCAAGATCGACTTGGCGTGCGAGAACGAGTTCGACGGCGTCCTGTTCAAGATTAGGAACGATCCAAGAATCACCCGGGTGGGCGCCTTCCTGCGCCGATACTCCATCGACGAGCTGCCACAGCTGCTCAACGTGCTGCGCGGCGAGATGTCCCTCGTCGGCCCGCGGCCTCCCCTGCCCGACGAGGTCAGGCAGTACGGCGCCGACGTGCGCCGCCGCCTGGTCGTCCACCCCGGCATGACCGGTCTGTGGCAGGTCAGCGGGCGCTCGGACCTGACCTGGGAGGAGTCGGTCCGCCTGGACCTCCGCTACGTGGAGAACTGGTCGCTCTTTCTGGACCTGCAGATCCTCTGGAAGACCTGGAGCGCCGTGACCGGCGGAGAAGGGGCCTACTAGTGAAAGCACTCGTGCTCGCCGGAGGAGCGGGCACCCGGCTACGGCCGATCACTCACACCTCGGCCAAGCAACTCGTGCCGGTCGCCAACAAGCCGGTGCTCTTCTACGGCCTTGAGGCCATCGCCACCGCGGGCATCCGCGAGATCGGGATCGTGGTGGGCGACACGCACGCCGAGATCGAGGCGGCCGTCGGCGACGGCCGCGCGCTCGGCCTGGAGGTGACCTACATCCGCCAGCGGGCGCCGCTGGGCCTGGCCCACGCGGTGCTCATCGCCCACGACTACCTCGGTGACGACGACTTCGTCATGTATCTCGGCGACAACTTCATCGTCGGCGGCATCAACGGCGTCGTCGAGCGTTTCGCCCGCGAGCGGCCCGCCGCGCACATCATGCTCACCAGGGTCGGCGACCCCCGGCAGTTCGGGGTCGCCGAACTCGACGAGGCGGGCCGGGTGGTCGGGCTTGAGGAGAAGCCACAGGCTCCCAAGAGCGACCTCGCGCTGGTCGGCGTCTACCTGTTCACCGCCGCGATCCACGAGGCGGTGGCCGAGCTCAAACCCTCCTGGCGGGGCGAGCTGGAGATCACCGATGCCATCCACTGGCTGATCGCCGACGGGCGGCCGGTCGCCTCCACGGTCATCTCCGGCTACTGGAAGGACACCGGGAACGTCACGGACATGCTGGAGGTCAACCGGCTGGTGCTGGAGTCCCTGGAGCCCCGGGTGGACGGCCTGGTCGACGGCGCCAGCCAGCTGATCGGCCGGGTGGTCGTCGAGGCCGGTGCCGAGATCGAGCGGTCCCGCATCGTCGGGCCGGCGATCATCGGCTCCGGCGCCAGGATCCGCGACAGCTACATCGGCCCCTTCACCTCGATCGCGGCAGGCTGCGCGATCAGCGGCAGCGAGATCGAGTACTCGATCGTCCTGCCCAGGTCCTCGATCGCCGGAGTCTCGCGGATCGAGGCGTCCCTCATCGGCCACGACGTCGAGGTCACCCCCGCCCCCAACACCCCCAGAGCCCACCGCCTCGTGCTGGGCGATCACAGCAAGGTGCAGATCAGTTCATGACAACCTGCAGGCTGTGCGGCTCGACGAGCCTCGCCAGCGTCATCGACCTCGGGGCGACACCGCCCTGCGAGCGGTTCCTCACCGAGCGGCAGCTGGAGGAGCCGGAGGTCACCTACCCGCTGCATCTGCGGGTCTGCACCGGCTGCTGGCTGGCGCAGATCCCGCCGATGATCACCCCCGAGGAGACCTTCACCGAGTACGCCTACTTCTCCTCGTACTCGACGTCGTGGGTGGAGCACGCGCGGGAGTTCGTGGACGGGGCGGTCGACCGGCTCGGGCTGGGAGGCGACTCGTTCGTGGTCGAGGTGGCCAGCAACGACGGATATCTGCTGCGGCACGTCGTCGAGCGGGGCATCCGATGCCTGGGCGTCGAGCCTTCCGAGAACGTCGGCCAGGCGGCCAGGGACGCCGGGGTGCCCACCCTCACGGCGTTCCTCGGCCTCCAGACCGGCGCCTCGGTGCGCGCGGAGCACGGGCCGGCCGACCTGGTGGTGGCCAACAACGTCTACGCCCACATCCCGGACGTCATCGGGTTCACCCGAGGACTGCGCGCCCTGGTGGCCGACGACGGCTGGGTCTCCATCGAGGTCCAGCACCTGCTCACCCTGATGGCGCACAACCAGTACGACACGATCTATCACGAGCACTTCCAGTACTACACGGTCGCCTCCGCGCGAAGTGCCCTGGCCGCCGGTGGGCTCTCCCTCGTGGACGTCGAGTCGCTGCCCACGCACGGTGGCTCGATCCGCCTGTGGGCCCGGCCGACGGAGACCGCGGGCGAGCCGGGCGAGCGGGTGGCCGGGCTGCTCGCGGCGGAGAAGGCCGCGGGCCTGCACGAGCTGTCGGGGTACACCGAGTTCGGCGAGCGGGTGGCACGGGTGCGGCGGGACCTGCTGACCTTCCTCCTCGACGCCGCCCGCCAGGGCCGGACCGTCGTCGGCTACGGGGCGCCGGGCAAGGGCAACACCCTGCTCAACCACTGCGGGATCCGGCCCGACCTGCTCCCCTTCACCGTCGACCGCAACCCGTACAAGCACGGCAGGTTCACCCCCGGCACGCGCATACCGATCCTGCCGCCCGAGCGGCTCGCCGAGGAGCGGCCCGACTACGTGCTGGTCCTGCCGTGGAACCTTCGCGAGGAGCTGGCCGACCAGCTGTCCTTCGTACACGCCTGGGGAGGCCGGCTGGTCTTCCCCATCCCCAACCTGGAGATCGTCGAGGTGAACCGGTGAAGGTCGTCCTCTTCTGCGGCGGATACGGCACCAGGATGCGCACCGGCACCCCCGGTGACGCGCCCAAGCCCATGCAGCTCGTGGGGCCTCGGCCGCTCATCTGGCATGTGATGCGCTACTACGCGCACTTCGGGCACACCGAGTTCATCCTCTGCCTCGGCTACGGCGCGCACCACATCAAGGACTTCTTCCTGAACTACCAGGAGACGACCTCCAACGACTTCGTGCTGCGCGGTGGCAGGGTCGAACTGCTGTCCACCGACATCTCCGACTGGTCGATCTCGTTCGTGCAGACCGGGATCGCCTCCCCGATCGGCGAGCGATTGCGCCGGGTCCGCGACCACCTGGACGGCGAGGAGATGTTCCTGGCCAACTACGCGGACGTGCTCACCGACGCACCGCTGCCGGAGATCGTCGACCGTTTCACCCTCTCGGGCGCGGGCGCGTCGATGATGGTGGTGCCGCCCTCGGACACCTTCCACTGCATCGAGCTGGGCGAGCGCGGCACGGTCGGCGGGATCACCCCGGTCAGCGAGATGCCGCTCTGGGTCAACGGCGGATACTTCGTGCTCCGCCAGGAGATCTTCGACCACATCCCGGCAGGCGGTGACCTGGTCGCGGACGGCTGCGCCGAGCTGGCCAAGCGCGGCAGGCTGCTGGCCTACCCGCACCGCGGCTACTGGCGGCCGACGGACACGGTCAAGGAGCGGGTCGCCCTTGACGAGGCGTACTCGCGTGGTGACCGCCCCTGGGCGCTCTGGGAGCGCGAGCACCTGGCGGTGCCGGCCACGTGATCGGTTTCAGGCCGGCCCGGGCGGGCCGGATCGCGCTGCTCGCCGCGCACTGCGACGACCTCGCCATCGGGGTGGGCGGCAGCCTGCTGACCCTCTGCTCCGCGCGCCCCGGCATCCGGGTGGACGCCCTGGTGCTCTCCGGCGGCGGGACCGAGCGCCAGGACGAGGAGCACGCGGCGCTGGCCGCCTTCTGCCCCGGTGCGGATCTGCGGCTCACTGTCCTCAAGCTGCCCGACGGGCGGCTGCCCGCGCGCTGGGAGGAGGCCAAGGAGGCGGTGGAGGAGTTGCGCGCGCGCACCGACCCCGACCTGCTGTTCGCGCCGCACCCCGCCGACGCCCACCAGGACCACCGGACGCTGGCCGGGCTGGTGCCCACGGCCTTCCGCGACCACCAGGTGCTCGGCTACGAGATCGTCAAATGGGACGGCGACCTCGGGCGGCCCTCGGCCTACCAGCCGCTCGCGCCCGAGGTGGCCGAGGCGAAGGTGAGCCTGCTCCAGCGCCACTACCCCTCGCAGCGCCACCGCCCCTGGTACGACCGCGAGGCCTTCCTCGGGCTGGCCCGCATCCGCGGGATCGAATGCCACGCCCGCTACGCCGAGGCGTTCCACGTCAACAAGCTGACCCTTGACCTGTCTGGAGGTTGAACCGGATGCGCGTGCTGCTGACCGGGCACCAGGGCTACCTGGGGAGTGTGATGGCCCCGGTGCTCGTCGCCGCGGGCCACGAGGTGACCGGGCTCGACTCCGGGCTCTTCGCCGGATGCGTGCTGGGTCCCGCGCCCGGCGACCCGCCAGGACACGCGGTCGACCTGCGGGACGTCACCCCCGAGATCCTGGCGGGGATGGACGCGGTGGTGCACCTCGCCGCGCTGTCCAACGACCCGCTGGGCGCGCTGGCACCCGAGCTGACCTACGACATCAACCACCGCGCCGCGGTGCGCCTGGCCAGGCTGGCCCGCGACGCGGGCGTGCGCCGGTTCCTGTACGCCTCCACCTGCTCGGTCTACGGCGCCTCAGGCGATGACCTGGTCGACGAGGACGCGCCGCTGCGCCCGGTGACCCCCTACGCCGACTCCAAGGTCAGGGTAGAAAGCGACCTGTTCGAGCTGGCCGACGGGGACTTCAGCCCGGTGTTCCTGCGCAACGCCACCGCCTTCGGGTTCTCGCCCAGGTTGCGCGCGGACATCGTGCTGAACAACCTCGCCGGGCACGCGCTGCTGTCCGGGGAGGTCAGGGTGCTGTCCGACGGCACCCCGTGGCGCCCGCTGGTGCACGCCGCCGACATCGCGAACGCCTTCGCCATGGTGCTGGCCGCCCCGCGCGACGCCGTCCATGCCAGGGCGTTCAACGTCGGCACGGAGGAGAACAACCTGACGGTGGCGGAGATCGCCGCCGAGGTCGCCGAGGCGGTGCCGGAGGCCCGGGTCGTGATCACCGGGGAGACCGGGGCCGACCCGCGCTCCTACCGGGTCGACTTCTCCCGCATCCGCGACGCGCTCCCCGGCTACCGGGCGCTGTGGACGATCAAGGCGGGCGCGCTCCAGCTGGTCGAGGCGTACCGGCGGTTCGGCCTGACGGAGGACGGCTTCCGGCGCCGCTTCACCAGATTGGCGTGGCTGTCGGCCCGGCGCGAGGCCGGAACCGTCGACGGCGCGCTGCGCCCGCGCGAAGCGGCGGGGGCGGGGGCGGTGGAAGATGACCGATGACGGCGAGGGGCGCGAGATGCACGCCCTGGTGGAGCGGCTCTACCCGCTCTGCAGGAGCATCACCGGCGACGGTGTGCGCCGCACCCTGGAGATCGTCGCGGAGTCCCTCTGCCTGCAGGTCCGCGAGGTGCCGACGGGGACCCGGGTCCTCGACTGGACGGTGCCCAGGGAGTGGAACATCCGCGACGCCTACGTCAAGGACGCCTCCGGTGCCAGGGTCGTCGACTTCGCCGCGTCGAACCTGCACGTGGTCGGCTACAGCGTCCCGGTGTCGGCCACCATGACCCTGGACGAGCTCCGGCCCCACCTGCACACGTTGCCCGGGCAGCCGGGGCTGATCCCCTACCGGACCGGCTACTACGCGGAGACGTGGGGCTTCTGCCTGGCCCACGACACCCTTGCGGGCCTGCCCGACGGGCCGTACGAGGTCATGATCGACTCTACGCTCGCCAACGGCCACCTGACCTACGGCGAGCACGTGGTGCCCGGCCGGGTCCCCGAGGAGGTGCTCGTCTCCTGCCACGTGTGCCATCCCTCGCTGGCCAACGACAACCTGGCGGGCATCGCCGTGGCGGTCGGGCTCGCACGACGGCTGGCCGAGGCCGACCCGTGGTACACCTACCGCTTCCTGTTCGCTCCCGGCACCATCGGCGCGATCACCTGGCTGGCGCGCAACCGGGAACGCGCGGGGCGGATCAGGCACGGCCTGGTGCTGGCCTGCGCGGGGGATCGCGGCCCGCTGACCTACAAGCGCAGCAGGCGGGGCGACGCCGAAATCGACCGCGCCGTACGGCATGTCCTGAGGACCTCGGGGCGTGACCACGCGGTCGTGGACTTCTCCCCTTACGGCTACGACGAGCGGCAGTTCTGCTCGCCCGGCTTCGACCTGCCCGTCGGCTCGCTCACCAGGACCCCCTACGCGGGCTACCCGGAATATCACACCTCCGCCGACAATCCGGACTTCGTCTCCCCGGAGGCGATGGCCGACACCCTGGAGACCTGCTGGGAGGTCACCCGGGTGCTTGACGGCAACCGCGCCTATCTCAACCTCAGCCCCCACGGGGAGCCGCAGCTGGGCCGGCGGGGCCTGTACGGGGCACTGGGCGGGCGCAGCGACACGCAGGAGGCCCAGATGGCGATGTTGTGGGTGCTGAACCTCTCCGACGGAGAGCACAGCCTCCTGGACGTCGCCGAACGATCCGATCTGCCCTTCGCCGCGGTGGCGGACGCGGCACGGGCACTGTGCGGCGCGGGACTGCTCAAGGAGTGCGGGAAATGACACGGCAACAGTCCGGCACGGGCACCGGAACGCTCAACCTCCGGGTCGGCGAGACGGTGGAGGTGCTCAGCGAGGTCGAGATCATGGCCACCCTGGACGCGAGAGGGGAGCTGGACGCGCTGCCCTTCATGCCGGAGATGCTGGCCTTCTGCGGGCGGCGGCTCACCGTGCACAAGGTGGCGCACAAGCTCTGCGACACGATCAGCAGCAGCGGCATGCGGCGGATGGAGCGGGCGGTCCACCTGACCGGGGCCCGCTGCGACGGGCAGGCACACGGCGGCTGCCAGACGGCCTGCCAGTTCTACTGGAAGGAGTCCTGGCTCAAGCGGGTGGATCCGGCCTCCCCGGTCACCCCGGTCACCGAGCACGACCTCGCCGCGGGCCGGCCCCTGCTGCCGATCCTGCAGGCCGCGACCAGGAAGGAACCGGGACCGGGCGGGGAGGAGCGCTTCTCCTGCCAGGCGACCGAACTGCTGCGCGCCGCGCCCACCTGTCTGCCGTTCAAGGACGTCGGGCAGTACGTCGCCGACGTGCGGACGGGGAACGTGGGCGTGCCCTGGATGCTGCGCTCGTTCCTCGTCGGGCTGTTCAACCGCTTCCAGCAGGCCAGCAGGCGGTTCCTGCCCAGCCGACTGTGGATCAGGGGCGGGCTGCGCTGGGGGTTCGTCAAGGGCGAGGCCGGTCCCACCACCCCGACGCGGACCCTGGACCTGCGTCCAGGAGAGCTCGTCCGGGTCAGGTCCAAGGAGGAGATCCTCCAGACGCTCAACGACGACCTGCTCAACCGCGGCATGGGGTTCGAGGAGGAGATGTCGCGCTACTGCGGGCACGTCGCGCGGGTGAGCGCCCGCGTCGAGCGGTGCCTGGATGAGAAGACCGGCCGGATGCTGCAGATGAAGAACCCCTGCATCGTCCTGGACGGCGTCATCTGCGCGGGCGCGTACAACGTCAGCTGCCCGCGCGAGTTCGTGCCGTTCTGGCGGGAGATCTGGCTCGAACGCGTCGAGGAGCCCAGCTGAGCCGATCACCCCACAAGACAGGCGGAAGGCACGGATGAACCAGCGACAGGGCGAGGACGCCGGTGATCGCGACGGTCGCGGTGATCGCGGTGATCGCGGCGGTCGCGGCGCGGCAGGCGAGACCGGCGTGGCAGGCGTGGCAGGCGCGGTCGGTACCGTCGGCACCGCCGACGGTACCGACGGCACGGCCGTCGAGCAGGTCGGGACGATCGGCAGGAAAGCCGGTCGCGGGCTGCGCTGGAGCCTCCTGGGCAACCTCGGCACCAAGGCGACGACCTTCGTCATGGGACTGGTGCTCGCCCGGCTGCTCGTACCGGAGGACTTCGGCCTCTACGCCATCGCGCTCGCCGCGACCACCTTCGTCATGCACGTCAACGACGTCGGCATCATCGCCGCCACCGTGCAGTGGCGGGGCAGGGTCGAGGACATGGCGCCGACGGCGACGGTCATGGCCCTGGCGTTCAGCACCGGGATATACGGGATCTTCTGGGTGGTGGCCCCGTACTTCGCGGAGCTGGCGGGGAGCGCTGAGGCGACCCCGGTGGTCCGGCTGCTCACCGCGATCATCCTCATCGACGGTGTCACCGCGGTGCGGGCGGGCACGTTGATGCGCGGGTTCGGGCACGACAGGCTGATCAAGGCCAACATCGCGGGCTCGCTGGTCAACGCCGCGGTGGCCGTCACGCTCGCCGCGAACGGAGCCGGGGCCTACAGCTTCGCCTGCGGGCAGGTCACGGCCAATGCGGTCACCGGCGCGCTGGTGCTCGCCTGGGCGGGGCTGCCGTTCCGTCTGGGCTTCGACCGGGAGGTCGCGGCCAGGCTCCTGAGGTTCGGCGCGCCGCTGGCCCTGGGCCTCGGCATCGAGGCGGTGCTGATGAACGCCGACTACGTCATCGTCGGCGCCGTGCTCGGCCCCGCAGCGCTCGGCTTCTACCTGCTGGCCTTCAATGTCTCCAGTTGGGTGCCCAGCGTGATCGGGACCGCCCTGCGCTACGTCACGGTACCCAGCTTCTCCAGGCTGGCCGAGCAGCGGCCCGAGTCGCTCTCGCTGGGAGTGCAACGCTCGGTACCGCTGCTGGTCGCGTTCGTGCTCCCGGTCGCCGTCGTGACGGCCACGCTGGCACCGGAGATCGTGGCGTTCCTTTACGGCGAGAAGTGGGCGCCGGCCGCCGGGGTCCTGGCGCTGCTCGCGGTCCTGCTGGTCGTGCGGATGCTCACCTCCCTCGCCTTCGACGTCCTCACCTCGGCGGGCGCGACCAGGGCCACCGTGTGGATGAACCTCGGCTGGGCCGTGGCGCTGGTGCCCGCGCTGTGGGCGGGCACGCACTGGTACGGCATCCGCGGCGCGGCGATCGGTCACGCGCTGGCCGGCCTCCTGGTCGCCCTGCCGCTGGCGGCACTGATGCTGAGCCGCGCGGGGGTGCGCCTGGCACCGGTGCTTCCGGCCCTGGTCCGCCCGCTGCTGGGCGCCGCGGGCGCGGCGGCGGTCATCGTGGCGCTCGCCGGGGTGATGGACGGCTCCCCGTTCGTCCGGCTCTGCGTGGCCGGCGGCGGAGGACTGCTCGCCTACGTTCTGCTCGCCGTACCTGCGGCACGGCTCAGACAGCTCGGTGCGCGGGCGGTTCCCGCCCGCTGAACCACCGACAAGAGCCTTCAAACCACCGACAAAAGCCTTCGACCGCCGGCCAGAGCCCGCTGAACCACCGACAAAAGCCTTCAAACCACCGAGGAGAGGAAGAGACCGGATGCCGAACTCCGACACGCTGGTGTCCATCGTGCTTCCCGTGCGCGACGGCGCCGGGCGGATCGAGGGTGCCGTCCGCTCGGTCCTCGGCCAGGACCACGAGCGCCTCCAGCTGGTGATCTCCGACAACGCGTCCACGGACGGCACCGAGGAGATCTGCCGAGACCTGGCCGCGACCGACAGCCGGATCGTCTACCGCAGGCATCCGGAGAACGTGGGCCTGTTCGACAACTTCGTCCGTACCGTCGAGCTGGTCGAAGGCGAGTTCTTCCGCTGGGTCGGCGACGACGACCGGCTGGAGCCCGCGTGCCTCTCCCGCTCCCTGCGGGCTTTCGCCGAGGACGACCGGCTCGTCCTGGTCACCACGCAGGTCGCCTACACCGGACCCGACAAGATGGTCGCGACAGCCCCCCTGGAGAGGACGGGGCTGGCCTCGGACGACCCGGTCGAGCGGTTCACCGAGATGCTGCGGCTGCTCAACGAGAGCCACCTGCTCATCGACCCGCTCTACGGCCTGTTGCGGCGCGAGCCGCTGGCGCGGATTCCCCGGCGGAACATGCTCCGCGAGGACGAGGTGTTCGCCGCGAAGCTGGCGCTGGCCGGACCGTGGGGGCACGTCCCAGATGTCCTCGCCCACCGCAACTGGAAGCACGACACCCTGTCGGCGATCGCCCGCCGCCTCGACGTGCCGCCCTGGCGGGCCCGCTGCTCCACCCTCCTGCAGTGCGGGGAACTGCTCCGCTGGCTGCGGGAGGCCGGCCTCACCGACGAGCAGCACCGTCGCGCCCGCGCGGCGGTCCTCGGCATGTACGTGCGCCGCCAGCGGCTCACCGCGGCCCGCCGGGGGCGCAGGCTCGCCCTGATCGCCTCGGGACTCGTCCCCGGCGGGCGGTGAGAGAGCTCCCCCGGCCGTCCGTTTCAGAGATCCGCAGAAAGGAGAACCACCGTGACCACCGTCTTCTCCAACAGCGTGGTGGACGACGACACGCGCAGGGAACTGCTCTACCAGGGGCAGGTCTTCGTCTACTCGGCGACGCCCGCCTCCGCCCTGCTGGCGGCCTTCGCCAGGGAGATGACCGCCGAGGCGTTCGGCGAGCGCGACCCGGAGACCGCCCAGTTCGACATGCCTGTCGAGGAGTTCGCCGACCTGCTGGCCCGGCTCAAGC
This window contains:
- a CDS encoding DUF4910 domain-containing protein, with amino-acid sequence MTDDGEGREMHALVERLYPLCRSITGDGVRRTLEIVAESLCLQVREVPTGTRVLDWTVPREWNIRDAYVKDASGARVVDFAASNLHVVGYSVPVSATMTLDELRPHLHTLPGQPGLIPYRTGYYAETWGFCLAHDTLAGLPDGPYEVMIDSTLANGHLTYGEHVVPGRVPEEVLVSCHVCHPSLANDNLAGIAVAVGLARRLAEADPWYTYRFLFAPGTIGAITWLARNRERAGRIRHGLVLACAGDRGPLTYKRSRRGDAEIDRAVRHVLRTSGRDHAVVDFSPYGYDERQFCSPGFDLPVGSLTRTPYAGYPEYHTSADNPDFVSPEAMADTLETCWEVTRVLDGNRAYLNLSPHGEPQLGRRGLYGALGGRSDTQEAQMAMLWVLNLSDGEHSLLDVAERSDLPFAAVADAARALCGAGLLKECGK
- a CDS encoding sugar phosphate nucleotidyltransferase; this translates as MKVVLFCGGYGTRMRTGTPGDAPKPMQLVGPRPLIWHVMRYYAHFGHTEFILCLGYGAHHIKDFFLNYQETTSNDFVLRGGRVELLSTDISDWSISFVQTGIASPIGERLRRVRDHLDGEEMFLANYADVLTDAPLPEIVDRFTLSGAGASMMVVPPSDTFHCIELGERGTVGGITPVSEMPLWVNGGYFVLRQEIFDHIPAGGDLVADGCAELAKRGRLLAYPHRGYWRPTDTVKERVALDEAYSRGDRPWALWEREHLAVPAT
- a CDS encoding class I SAM-dependent methyltransferase; the encoded protein is MTTCRLCGSTSLASVIDLGATPPCERFLTERQLEEPEVTYPLHLRVCTGCWLAQIPPMITPEETFTEYAYFSSYSTSWVEHAREFVDGAVDRLGLGGDSFVVEVASNDGYLLRHVVERGIRCLGVEPSENVGQAARDAGVPTLTAFLGLQTGASVRAEHGPADLVVANNVYAHIPDVIGFTRGLRALVADDGWVSIEVQHLLTLMAHNQYDTIYHEHFQYYTVASARSALAAGGLSLVDVESLPTHGGSIRLWARPTETAGEPGERVAGLLAAEKAAGLHELSGYTEFGERVARVRRDLLTFLLDAARQGRTVVGYGAPGKGNTLLNHCGIRPDLLPFTVDRNPYKHGRFTPGTRIPILPPERLAEERPDYVLVLPWNLREELADQLSFVHAWGGRLVFPIPNLEIVEVNR
- a CDS encoding glycosyltransferase family 2 protein produces the protein MPNSDTLVSIVLPVRDGAGRIEGAVRSVLGQDHERLQLVISDNASTDGTEEICRDLAATDSRIVYRRHPENVGLFDNFVRTVELVEGEFFRWVGDDDRLEPACLSRSLRAFAEDDRLVLVTTQVAYTGPDKMVATAPLERTGLASDDPVERFTEMLRLLNESHLLIDPLYGLLRREPLARIPRRNMLREDEVFAAKLALAGPWGHVPDVLAHRNWKHDTLSAIARRLDVPPWRARCSTLLQCGELLRWLREAGLTDEQHRRARAAVLGMYVRRQRLTAARRGRRLALIASGLVPGGR
- a CDS encoding NAD-dependent epimerase/dehydratase family protein; the protein is MRVLLTGHQGYLGSVMAPVLVAAGHEVTGLDSGLFAGCVLGPAPGDPPGHAVDLRDVTPEILAGMDAVVHLAALSNDPLGALAPELTYDINHRAAVRLARLARDAGVRRFLYASTCSVYGASGDDLVDEDAPLRPVTPYADSKVRVESDLFELADGDFSPVFLRNATAFGFSPRLRADIVLNNLAGHALLSGEVRVLSDGTPWRPLVHAADIANAFAMVLAAPRDAVHARAFNVGTEENNLTVAEIAAEVAEAVPEARVVITGETGADPRSYRVDFSRIRDALPGYRALWTIKAGALQLVEAYRRFGLTEDGFRRRFTRLAWLSARREAGTVDGALRPREAAGAGAVEDDR
- a CDS encoding glucose-1-phosphate thymidylyltransferase; its protein translation is MKALVLAGGAGTRLRPITHTSAKQLVPVANKPVLFYGLEAIATAGIREIGIVVGDTHAEIEAAVGDGRALGLEVTYIRQRAPLGLAHAVLIAHDYLGDDDFVMYLGDNFIVGGINGVVERFARERPAAHIMLTRVGDPRQFGVAELDEAGRVVGLEEKPQAPKSDLALVGVYLFTAAIHEAVAELKPSWRGELEITDAIHWLIADGRPVASTVISGYWKDTGNVTDMLEVNRLVLESLEPRVDGLVDGASQLIGRVVVEAGAEIERSRIVGPAIIGSGARIRDSYIGPFTSIAAGCAISGSEIEYSIVLPRSSIAGVSRIEASLIGHDVEVTPAPNTPRAHRLVLGDHSKVQISS
- a CDS encoding PIG-L deacetylase family protein — encoded protein: MIGFRPARAGRIALLAAHCDDLAIGVGGSLLTLCSARPGIRVDALVLSGGGTERQDEEHAALAAFCPGADLRLTVLKLPDGRLPARWEEAKEAVEELRARTDPDLLFAPHPADAHQDHRTLAGLVPTAFRDHQVLGYEIVKWDGDLGRPSAYQPLAPEVAEAKVSLLQRHYPSQRHRPWYDREAFLGLARIRGIECHARYAEAFHVNKLTLDLSGG
- a CDS encoding oligosaccharide flippase family protein, producing MNQRQGEDAGDRDGRGDRGDRGGRGAAGETGVAGVAGAVGTVGTADGTDGTAVEQVGTIGRKAGRGLRWSLLGNLGTKATTFVMGLVLARLLVPEDFGLYAIALAATTFVMHVNDVGIIAATVQWRGRVEDMAPTATVMALAFSTGIYGIFWVVAPYFAELAGSAEATPVVRLLTAIILIDGVTAVRAGTLMRGFGHDRLIKANIAGSLVNAAVAVTLAANGAGAYSFACGQVTANAVTGALVLAWAGLPFRLGFDREVAARLLRFGAPLALGLGIEAVLMNADYVIVGAVLGPAALGFYLLAFNVSSWVPSVIGTALRYVTVPSFSRLAEQRPESLSLGVQRSVPLLVAFVLPVAVVTATLAPEIVAFLYGEKWAPAAGVLALLAVLLVVRMLTSLAFDVLTSAGATRATVWMNLGWAVALVPALWAGTHWYGIRGAAIGHALAGLLVALPLAALMLSRAGVRLAPVLPALVRPLLGAAGAAAVIVALAGVMDGSPFVRLCVAGGGGLLAYVLLAVPAARLRQLGARAVPAR